Below is a genomic region from Dechloromonas denitrificans.
AGTAGAGAATGTCCTTGCCGATGAAGTGGTAGAGCTCGGTGGTCGAGTCTGGCTTGAAGTATTCGTTGAAATCGAGCCCGTTCTTGCCGCACAGGTTCTTGAACGAACCCATGTAGCCGATCGGGGCGTCGAGCCAGACATAGAAGTACTTGCCCGGCGCGTCCGGAATTTCGAAACCGAAATAGGGCGCGTCACGCGAAATGTCCCAGTCGGTCAGCTTGTTTTCGCCCGGTGCGCCCAGCCATTCCTGCATTTTGTTGGCCGCTTCGCTTTGCAGCACGCCGTTGTCGCGGCTGGTGTACTGGCGCAGGAAAGCTTCACAGCGCGGATCGGAAAGCTTGAAGAAATAATGTTCCGAGGTGCGCAGTTCCGGCTTGGCGCCGGAAACGGCGGAGAACGGTTCGATCAGGTCGGTCGGTGCGTAAGCGGCGCCGCAGACTTCACAGTTGTCGCCGTACTGGTCCTTGGCGTGGCACTTCGGGCATTCGCCCTTGATGAAGCGGTCAGGCAGGAACATCGACTTGACCGGGTCGTAATACTGTTCGATGGTCCGCGTTTCGATCAGGCCGGCATCGCGCAGGCGACCGTAGATGGTGTTGGCGCACTCGCGGGTTTCATCGGAGTGGGTGCTGTAGTAATTGTCGAAGCCGACATGGAAGCCGGTGAAGTCGCGGAAATGCTCGCCATGCACGCGGGCGATCAGTTGCTCCGGGGTGATGCCTTCCTTCTCGGCGCGCAGCATGATCGGCGTGCCGTGGGTGTCGTCGGCGCAGACGTACCAGCATTCGTTGCCGCTCATTTTCTGGTAGCGCACCCAGATGTCGGTCTGAATGTATTCGACTAGGTGGCCGAGGTGGATGGCGCCGTTGGCGTAGGGCAGGGCAGAGGTAACGAGAATCTTGCGCGACATCGCAGTGGCCAAATTTGAAAATAAAACGCAATTTTACCGCGAGCGGAAGCGCTTCGTCGTTTGTGTGCACAAGTTGATGAGTGTGTGGGCTTTGTAAAATAGACAAAGGTTGTATTGCCGGATTGGGGCGAAGGCGCGAGAATCCGCCCAAATAAGGAGTCAATATGCTATTCGCAGTCGTGGAAGACAGTCGCAGCCAGTCTGAAGTCATCAAGGCCCTGCTCAAAAGCGAGGGGTATCAGGTCGAAGTGTTTGCCGAAGGCCGCGCTTGTATCGAGGCGCTGAAAACCCGTACCTTCGACTTTTTCATCATTGACTGGACTCTGCCGGACATCGGTGGCGACGAGGTGCTCCGGCACGTACGCGAAGTGTGTGGCTGGGATGTTCCTGTCCTCTTCTGTACCGCTCGTGCCGAGGAAGAGAATGCCGCGGATATTCTGCGTCTGGGGGCCGATGACTTCATTCCCAAGCCGATTCGCTACATGGAGTTCATGGCGCGCATCGAAGTTCTGCTGCGGCGGCGCCAGCATGTTCGCCCGCGAGCAATGCGTTTCGGCAACATCGAGGTCGATCTCGATGGGCGACGGATTCGTCTGGCTGGCCTCGATATCGATCTGACCCAGCGCGAGTTCGACCTCGCCGTGATCTTTCTGCGCAACGTCGGCCGGGTCTTGCCGCGTGAAGAATTGCTGGCCAGCGTCTGGGTCAAGGAAACCGAAGTCGATACGCGAACGGTCGATACGCACGCCAGCCGCTTGCGCAAGAAGCTCGGACTGGCGGGTGAAAGTGGCTTGATGCTGACCTCAGTGTACGGTCAGGGGTATCGCCTGGATACGGTTCAGCCGAACTGATTCCGCTTTTCCGGTTTGGGGTATACTGTACAAAATTGCTCAGGTATTCCTGTGCAGCCCAACCCCAACCGGAGTATCCATGAGTCTCTCAGAACAGCAGATCAAAACGGCCCTCACTGCTGCGGTCGACCCCAATACAGGCAAGGATTTCGTCGCCGGCAAGGCGGTGAAGAACATCAAGTTCGATGGTGATGATGTTGCCTTCGATATCGAGCTTGCTTATCCGGCAAAAACCCAGATCGATGCTATCCGCAAGCAGGTGATTGCTGCCGTGCGTGCGGTGCCCGGGGTGGGCAATGTTTCGGCCAATGTTTATTCCAAGATTGTTGCTCATTCGGTGCAACTGGGCGTCAAGCTGCTGCCCGGCGTGAAGAACATCATCGCCGTGGCTTCCGGCAAGGGCGGCGTCGGCAAGAGCACGACTGCGGTTAACCTGGCCCTGGCGCTGGCCCAGGAAGGCGCCTCGGTCGGCATTCTCGATGCCGATATCTACGGCCCGTCGCAGCCGCAAATGCTCGGTCTGGCCGGGCAGCAGCCCGAATCCAAGGATGGGCAGAGCATGGAGCCGCTCGAAGCTTATGGCGTACAGGCCATGTCGATCGGCTTCATGGTCGATGTCGAAACTCCGATGGTTTGGCGTGGTCCGATGGTCGCCCAGGCGCTCGACCAGTTGCTCGGCCAGACCAACTGGCGCGATGTCGATTATCTGATCGTCGATATGCCGCCGGGTACTGGCGACATCCAGTTGTCGCTGTCGCAAAAAGTCCCGTTGACCGGCGCAGTCGTGGTGACCACACCGCAGGATATTGCCCTGATCGATGCTCGCAAGGGGCTGAAAATGTTCGAGAAGGTCAATGTGCCGATCCTCGGTATCGTTGAAAACATGAGCATTCACATTTGTTCGAACTGCGGTCACGAAGAGCATATCTTCGGCACCGGCGGCGGCCAGAAGATGTGCCAGGATTACGACGTCGAGTTTCTCGGCAGCCTGCCGCTTGAGCTGGCCATTCGCGAGATGGCCGATAGCGGCAAGCCGACCGTGGTCGGGGCGCCCGATTCCCGCGCTGCCGAGATTTATCGCGGCATTGCCCGCCGTGTCGCGGTCAAGGTGGGCGAGAAGGCCAAGGACATGACCTCCAAGTTCCCGAACATCGTTGTGCAGAACACCTGAGCCCAAGTTTTTGCCAAAACCCCACACAAAGGCGGGTAAAATCCCGCCTTTATTTTTGTCGACCGCAGCAGGGAAAAATGGCTATCAAATCAGACAAGTGGATTCGCCGTATGGCGGCAGAGCACGGCATGATCGAGCCGTTCGAACCGGAACTGGTCCGCGAGGCGAATGGCGAGAAAATCGTCTCCTACGGGACTTCGAGCTACGGTTACGACATTCGCTGTGCACGCGAATTCAAGGTGTTTACCAACATCAATTCGACGGTGGTGGATCCGAAAAATTTCGATCCGAAATCCTTTGTCGAAATCGAGTCCGACGTCTGCATCATTCCGCCCAATTCCTTTGCGCTGGCCCGCACCATGGAGTACTTCCGCATTCCGCGTTCAGTGTTGACCGTCTGTCTCGGCAAATCGACCTATGCCCGCTGCGGCATCATCGTCAATGTGACGCCGTTCGAGCCGGAATGGGAAGGTTACGTGACGCTGGAATTTTCCAATACCACCCCGTTGCCGGCCAAGATCTACGCTGGCGAAGGTTGCGCCCAGGTCCTGTTCTTCGAGTCCGACGAAGTTTGTGAAACGTCGTACAAGGATCGCGGTGGCAAATACCAGGGGCAGGTCGGCGTGACGCTCCCCAAGATCTGACGCAAGACTGAAACAAAACTGTCTTATTCTGTGACCCGCTGCGGCGGGTCGCCGCTTTTCAAGGATCCAACATGCGCTTCCACTTCCCCGTCATCATCATCGACGAAGATTTTCGCTCGGAGAACACCTCTGGCCTGGGTATCCGGGCGCTCGCCGAAGCCATCGAGAAAGAAGGCCTGGAAGTGCTGGGGGTCACCAGCTACGGCGACCTGACCTCGTTCGCCCAGCAGCAATCGCGGGCCAGTGCCTTTGTTTTGTCGATCGACGATGAAGAGCTGGCATTGGAGCCGGAAGAAACGATGGCCGAACTGCGTGCCTTTGTTTCTGAAATCCGCAACCGCAACGCCGAGATTCCGATCTTCCTGCATGGCGAGACGCGGACCTCGCGTCATATCCCGAACGACGTGTTGCGCGAATTGCATGGTTTCATCCACATGTTCGAGGACACGCCGGAATTCATCGCCCGCAACATCAAGCGCGAAGCCAAGGCCTATCTCGATTCCCTGCCGCCACCCTTCTTCCGTGCGCTGACCCACTATGCCGCAGACGGTTCGTATTCCTGGCACTGCCCCGGCCATTCGGGTGGCGTCGCCTTTTTGAAGAGCCCGGTCGGTCAGATGTTCCACCAGTTCTTCGGTGAAAACATGCTGCGTGCCGACGTCTGCAATGCCGTCGAAGAACTGGGTCAACTGCTCGATCACACCGGCCCGGTTGCCGCTTCCGAGCGCAACGCGGCACGCATTTTCAATGCCGATCATCTTTATTTCGTGACCAACGGTACGTCGACGTCGAACAAGATCGTCTGGCACTCGACGGTGGCGCCCGGTGATATCGTGGTGGTCGACCGCAACTGTCACAAGTCCATTCTGCACGCCATCATGATGACTGGCGCAATCCCGGTCTTCCTGATGCCGACGCGCAACAACTTCGGCATCATCGGGCCAATCCCGAAGAGCGAGTTTGCCTGGGAAAGCATCCAGAAGAAGATTGCCGCCAATCCCTTCATTGCCGACAAGACGGCCAAGCCGCGCGTGTTGACGATTACGCAATCGACCTACGACGGCATTCTCTACAACGTCGAGGACATCAAGGAAGAGCTGGACGGCAAGATCGACACCCTGCATTTTGACGAAGCCTGGTTGCCGCACGCTGCTTTCCATGATTTCTATGGCGATTACCACGCCATCGGTGCCGATCGGCCGCGCTGCAAGGAGTCGATGGTCTTCTCGACGCAATCAACCCACAAGCTGCTGGCCGGCTTGTCGCAGGCCTCACAAATTCTTGTCCAGGATTGTGAGAACCGCAAGCTTGACCGCGATCTGTTCAACGAGGCTTACTTGATGCACACCTCGACCTCGCCGCAATACTCGATCATCGCGTCCTGCGATGTGGCTGCCGCGATGATGGAAGCACCGGGCGGTACCGCGCTGGTCGAAGAGTCGATCACCGAGGCGCTCGATTTTCGCCGCGCGATGCGCAAGGTGGATGAAGAGTGGGGCGCCGACTGGTGGTTCAAGGTCTGGGGGCCGGACGACCTGTCCGAAGAAGGTATCGAAGAGCGTGACGCCTGGATGCTCAAGCCGGGTGAACGCTGGCACGGTTTCAACAACCTGGCCGACGGCTTCAACATGCTCGACCCGATCAAGGCGACGATCATCACCCCGGGCCTCGACGTCGATGGCGACTTCGCCGACGAATTCGGCATTCCCGCCGCCATCGTTACCAAGTACCTGGCCGAGCACGGTGTGATCGTCGAGAAGTGCGGCCTGTACAGCTTCTTCATCATGTTTACCATCGGCATCACCAAGGGCCGCTGGAATTCGCTGGTTACCGCACTGCAGCAGTTCAAGGATGATTACGACAAGAATCAGCCACTGTGGCGCGCTCTGCCCGAGTTCGTGCAGAAAAATCCGCGTTATGAGCGTGTCGGTCTGCGCGAGTTGTGCACCCAGATTCACAGTGTCTACAAGCAAAACGACGTCGCCCGTCTAACGACCGAAATGTATCTTTCGGACATGGTGCCGGCGATGCGTCCGGCCGATGCCTTTGCCAAGATGGCGCACCGGGAAATCGAGCGTGTCCCGGTCGACGAGCTTGAAGGCCGTGTAACGGCAGTCTTGCTGACGCCTTACCCGCCGGGTATTCCCTTGCTTATTCCGGGGGAACGGTTTAACAAGACAATCTGTAGCTATCTGAAGTTTGCCCGTGAATTCAATGCTGCCTTCCCCGGCTTCGAGACGGATGTCCATGGCTTGGTCAAGGGTGGCGATGGCCGTTACTACGTTGATTGTGTGAGGCAATAAACCATGCCGGATATGGCGAAACGCTGGAGCTGTCTATGGGCGCTGCTGCTTTTGCTATGGCCGGCACTTGCCTTGGCTGAAATTGCTGCCAAGGTGGTTTTTGCCACCGGTTCGCCGGTAGTCGTCGCGGTAAACGGTGTTTCTCGGCCGTTGCTGCGCGGTGGCGACCTGTTCCCCGGCGACTCGATCAATACGGCGGATGGGCGGGTCCAGCTGCGCTTTTCGGATGGAGCGAGCATGTCGCTGCAGCCCGGTACCCAGTTCAGGATTGATGCATTTGACTTCGTCGACCGTGGCAACCGGGCCACCCCCGGTGATGGTGTGGTGATGACCCTGATCAAAGGGGCGTTGCGCACCGTAACCGGCTTGCTTGGCAAAGAGGATTACAACCAGTACAAGGTTGGTACGACGGTGGCGACCATCGGCGTGCGTGGGACCGAATATGGGGCAACTTTTGACGGTACAGGGTTGTCGGTTACCACCTATGCCGGACTGGTTGAAGTGTGTAGTGACATGGCTTGCCAGCAGATCGCTCCAGGCCAGACCGTCTGGGTTTACGATCGTGGCGAGCGTCCGCAGATGCAGCCGCGTTCGCTCGGTATCCAGGGGGGAGAACTGCAGCCGGATTTGCCTCAGCCCCCCACAAATGTTGGCTTGCCCGTACAATTGCCAGCAGCGTCAACGCCGGCGTCGAATTTGCCAACGAACACAGCCAGTCCGATGTCGGTGAACCAGGGGCCCAGTACGAGTCCGAGTGGCAGGTAAAAAATCAAGGCTTGAGAGGGAAGGCCGCCCATGCACTTCAAGAAAACCATCTGTCTTGCCAGTCTGCTGATGCTGGCGTTCCAGCCGGCCGCGCACGCCGATACATTGACCGATCAGGCCAGAGAGTTACTTGAACGCGGCAAATCGGCCCAGGCGTTTGCCTTGCTGGATACGCAGGAAAGCACGCGGGCGGGGGAGCCGCTGTTTGACTTCCTGCTCGGCCTGGCAGCACTTGATGTTGGCCAGAATACGCGAGCGGTGTTTGCGCTGGAGCGTGTTTTGGCGATGGATCCGAATCACGTCAGAGCGCGTGCCGAGATTGCCCGTGCCTATCTGGCTTTGGGGGAGGCAGACACGGCTCGCAAGGAGTTCGAAACTGTCCAGAAGCAAGGCGTGCCGGCCGACGTTTCGCTGACGCTGGAGCGCTATATCGCGGCAGCCAGAAATGTTCAGGATCAATCGAAGGTATCGGCCAATGGCTATCTGGAACTGACCCTGGGTTACGACACCAATCTCAATCTCGGGCCAAACAAGAGCACGGTAGTGATTCCGGGCATCAGTTCTGCCCCGGCAACGCTTTCCAAGGACAGCAAGGCCAACAAGGATAATTTTGGCCAGCTGGGCGCCGGGGCGAATGTACGCATTCCCGTTTCAAGGCAAGTGGCTGTTCTTGCCGGCGTCTCAGGTACCGAGCGGTTCAATGGTCACACCGATCAGTTCGATCTCGGCAACGCCGACGCCAATCTGGGCGCAGTGCTGACCGATGGCAAGAGTGTCTATACGTTGATGGGGCAGTCCAGCCATCTTGTCGTCGACAAGGACCGCTATCGCATGGCGACCGGCCTGACCGGCCAGTGGCAGTACAACCATGATTCGCGCAATCAGTTCAGCCTGTACACCCAGTACAGCGATTTGCATTATTTGACGCAGGATGTCCGGGATGCGGACCGCTGGGTCGGTGGCGCAGCCTATGCGCATCTCTGGCGCGACAATGCGGTCGGGTATGCCAGTGTTTATCTCGTTCGGGAAAGCCCGCAGACCGCGCACGTCGAGTTTCTCGGCTTCAATGGTCTGGGTGTGCGTTTCGGTGCACGGGCCAATGTCACTCAAAAGACCATTGCTTTCGGGAATTTTTCTTTTGAGCAGCGCCGCCATGTCGCGGTCGACCCTGCATTCCTGACCAAAAGGCGCGATGAGCAATATGCTTTGCTGCTTGGCGCCAGCTACGCTTTTGAAAAGGACTGGACAATCACGCCTCAGCTTTCGTTGAGCCTGAATGAGTCGAATACAGCCCTTAACGACTATCACCGTGAAATGGTCTCAGTGGCCATCCGCCGTGAATTCTGACCGCAGGAGCCCGCGTGATGACCGTTTCCAATACTTTCAATAATTCATCAAAACTCCTGTTGTTGCTCGTTGCAGCCTTTCCTCTCACCGGACTGGCCGCTGCCAGTCTCGACTTCGTCATTGGTGATGTCCAGGCCGTCAGTGCGGCAGGCGGTACACGTTCGCTGGGTAAAGGCGGGCGAATCGTTGCCGGCGATACCGTGCGGGTCGGTGATGGTCGCGCCCAATTGCGTTTTGACGACGGTGCGATGGTTTCCCTGCAGCCGAATACGGATTTCCGGATTGACGACTACCAGTTCAGCGGTCAGCAGGATGGCAAGGAGCGCGGCTTTTTCAGCCTGCTGAGGGGCGGGCTGCGCACGCTGACCGGGCTGGTTGGCAAGGTTAACAAGGGTAACTACAAAGTCACAACCTCGGTCGCAACCATAGGCATACGCGGGACCGAATATACCCTCACCTATCTTGATTCGGAGACCGTTGTCATCGCGACAGGAGAGGGGGCTATTGAGGTCTGTAATGGCTCAGGTTGCACGGTATTGGTCAGTGGTGACTCAGCGGTCGTCGAAGGGCCAAAGGCCGCTCCGAAGCGCGTCGATTTCCGGCCTCAACTGCGGCCGGCGCAGCCTGGCGAGCAATTGCTGCCCCAGTTTTCGAGCAGTGAATTTCGCAACCAGGATGGTAGTCTGTTGCTGAATGGGAATCAACTGACTTCAGGGGCCGGTTATGCGCTTGCCTGGGCCCATGGGGTAAATGGAGGGTTGGCTCCAAATGCTTCTACGGTATTTGGCAGTTCGAGCCAGTTGATTGTGGCAAGCAATTCGAACGGCACGTTTTATGGTCAGACGCTAGGAGAGTCTGCTTCGGCGGATGGAGTGATTGGCTGGGGCCGCTGGGCTACGGGAACTTCTGTTGTAGTGCCGCCGGCTTCTGGCGGTGGACCATTGGCCAACTTCCATTATGTGGTTGGTCGCGAAACAGCGCTGAGTCAGCTGTCCGCTTTGAGCGGCATTACCGCAACTTATCAGCTGATCGGCTATACAACACCGACTGCCTCGACGGGCTCTTCGACTGGCCCGGTCACAGGGACGCTGACAGCCTCTTTTGGTGCTGCGACCATGAATGTTTCCATGGCTTTGCAAGTGCCTTACTCTAACGTTAACTATGCCATTAATGCTTCTACCGGCACGGTGCCGGTGTCGTCAACGTTCACGTGGGCCAGTGGTTCTACCGGCGCAGGGTTCTTCTCCGGTCCCAACGCCTCGCATGCGGGGGCTTCGTACAATAACTACGTTGGTGGCAACAACATATCGGGTACAGCAGCCTTCAAGCGCTGAGTAGCGCAAGCATCAGAAAAAATCCGCGGAGGTGCAGGCCCCGCGGATTTTTTAATGCGAGTTACGGAGGTAGGTGACGAAACGTCCGGCGGCGTTGGTCATGGGGCGTTGTGCTGACTCCTGCCAGCCTTGCTGGGAAAATTCGGGAAACCATGCATCTCCGGCGGGTTCCAGATCTACTTCGGTCAGTTCGAGGCGGTCTGCGAAACTCATGGCCTGGCGATAGATTTCTCCGCCGCCAATGACAAACGCTTTGCTGTCCGCTGCGCACAATGCCAGGCCTGCTTCCAGCGA
It encodes:
- a CDS encoding FecR domain-containing protein, which gives rise to MPDMAKRWSCLWALLLLLWPALALAEIAAKVVFATGSPVVVAVNGVSRPLLRGGDLFPGDSINTADGRVQLRFSDGASMSLQPGTQFRIDAFDFVDRGNRATPGDGVVMTLIKGALRTVTGLLGKEDYNQYKVGTTVATIGVRGTEYGATFDGTGLSVTTYAGLVEVCSDMACQQIAPGQTVWVYDRGERPQMQPRSLGIQGGELQPDLPQPPTNVGLPVQLPAASTPASNLPTNTASPMSVNQGPSTSPSGR
- a CDS encoding response regulator transcription factor is translated as MLFAVVEDSRSQSEVIKALLKSEGYQVEVFAEGRACIEALKTRTFDFFIIDWTLPDIGGDEVLRHVREVCGWDVPVLFCTARAEEENAADILRLGADDFIPKPIRYMEFMARIEVLLRRRQHVRPRAMRFGNIEVDLDGRRIRLAGLDIDLTQREFDLAVIFLRNVGRVLPREELLASVWVKETEVDTRTVDTHASRLRKKLGLAGESGLMLTSVYGQGYRLDTVQPN
- a CDS encoding FecR domain-containing protein is translated as MTVSNTFNNSSKLLLLLVAAFPLTGLAAASLDFVIGDVQAVSAAGGTRSLGKGGRIVAGDTVRVGDGRAQLRFDDGAMVSLQPNTDFRIDDYQFSGQQDGKERGFFSLLRGGLRTLTGLVGKVNKGNYKVTTSVATIGIRGTEYTLTYLDSETVVIATGEGAIEVCNGSGCTVLVSGDSAVVEGPKAAPKRVDFRPQLRPAQPGEQLLPQFSSSEFRNQDGSLLLNGNQLTSGAGYALAWAHGVNGGLAPNASTVFGSSSQLIVASNSNGTFYGQTLGESASADGVIGWGRWATGTSVVVPPASGGGPLANFHYVVGRETALSQLSALSGITATYQLIGYTTPTASTGSSTGPVTGTLTASFGAATMNVSMALQVPYSNVNYAINASTGTVPVSSTFTWASGSTGAGFFSGPNASHAGASYNNYVGGNNISGTAAFKR
- a CDS encoding arginine/lysine/ornithine decarboxylase, producing MRFHFPVIIIDEDFRSENTSGLGIRALAEAIEKEGLEVLGVTSYGDLTSFAQQQSRASAFVLSIDDEELALEPEETMAELRAFVSEIRNRNAEIPIFLHGETRTSRHIPNDVLRELHGFIHMFEDTPEFIARNIKREAKAYLDSLPPPFFRALTHYAADGSYSWHCPGHSGGVAFLKSPVGQMFHQFFGENMLRADVCNAVEELGQLLDHTGPVAASERNAARIFNADHLYFVTNGTSTSNKIVWHSTVAPGDIVVVDRNCHKSILHAIMMTGAIPVFLMPTRNNFGIIGPIPKSEFAWESIQKKIAANPFIADKTAKPRVLTITQSTYDGILYNVEDIKEELDGKIDTLHFDEAWLPHAAFHDFYGDYHAIGADRPRCKESMVFSTQSTHKLLAGLSQASQILVQDCENRKLDRDLFNEAYLMHTSTSPQYSIIASCDVAAAMMEAPGGTALVEESITEALDFRRAMRKVDEEWGADWWFKVWGPDDLSEEGIEERDAWMLKPGERWHGFNNLADGFNMLDPIKATIITPGLDVDGDFADEFGIPAAIVTKYLAEHGVIVEKCGLYSFFIMFTIGITKGRWNSLVTALQQFKDDYDKNQPLWRALPEFVQKNPRYERVGLRELCTQIHSVYKQNDVARLTTEMYLSDMVPAMRPADAFAKMAHREIERVPVDELEGRVTAVLLTPYPPGIPLLIPGERFNKTICSYLKFAREFNAAFPGFETDVHGLVKGGDGRYYVDCVRQ
- the dcd gene encoding dCTP deaminase, translated to MAIKSDKWIRRMAAEHGMIEPFEPELVREANGEKIVSYGTSSYGYDIRCAREFKVFTNINSTVVDPKNFDPKSFVEIESDVCIIPPNSFALARTMEYFRIPRSVLTVCLGKSTYARCGIIVNVTPFEPEWEGYVTLEFSNTTPLPAKIYAGEGCAQVLFFESDEVCETSYKDRGGKYQGQVGVTLPKI
- a CDS encoding dihydrofolate reductase, whose translation is MSEIIIIAAVAKNRVIGRDNQLLWHIPEDMSHFKALTAGHTVIMGRKTWESLPERFRPLPSRRNIVISRQADYPATGAELAGSLEAGLALCAADSKAFVIGGGEIYRQAMSFADRLELTEVDLEPAGDAWFPEFSQQGWQESAQRPMTNAAGRFVTYLRNSH
- the apbC gene encoding iron-sulfur cluster carrier protein ApbC, coding for MSLSEQQIKTALTAAVDPNTGKDFVAGKAVKNIKFDGDDVAFDIELAYPAKTQIDAIRKQVIAAVRAVPGVGNVSANVYSKIVAHSVQLGVKLLPGVKNIIAVASGKGGVGKSTTAVNLALALAQEGASVGILDADIYGPSQPQMLGLAGQQPESKDGQSMEPLEAYGVQAMSIGFMVDVETPMVWRGPMVAQALDQLLGQTNWRDVDYLIVDMPPGTGDIQLSLSQKVPLTGAVVVTTPQDIALIDARKGLKMFEKVNVPILGIVENMSIHICSNCGHEEHIFGTGGGQKMCQDYDVEFLGSLPLELAIREMADSGKPTVVGAPDSRAAEIYRGIARRVAVKVGEKAKDMTSKFPNIVVQNT
- a CDS encoding tetratricopeptide repeat protein → MHFKKTICLASLLMLAFQPAAHADTLTDQARELLERGKSAQAFALLDTQESTRAGEPLFDFLLGLAALDVGQNTRAVFALERVLAMDPNHVRARAEIARAYLALGEADTARKEFETVQKQGVPADVSLTLERYIAAARNVQDQSKVSANGYLELTLGYDTNLNLGPNKSTVVIPGISSAPATLSKDSKANKDNFGQLGAGANVRIPVSRQVAVLAGVSGTERFNGHTDQFDLGNADANLGAVLTDGKSVYTLMGQSSHLVVDKDRYRMATGLTGQWQYNHDSRNQFSLYTQYSDLHYLTQDVRDADRWVGGAAYAHLWRDNAVGYASVYLVRESPQTAHVEFLGFNGLGVRFGARANVTQKTIAFGNFSFEQRRHVAVDPAFLTKRRDEQYALLLGASYAFEKDWTITPQLSLSLNESNTALNDYHREMVSVAIRREF